Sequence from the Candidatus Nitrospira nitrificans genome:
ATCGGCATCGCCACTGCCGATCATAAGAAGATTTTCCAACGTTTCTTCCGTACCGACGTTGCCCGAGGCCACACAAAGAAGGGGACGGGTCTCGGCCTCGCCATCTGTACCTGGATCGCGGAGTTGCACAAGGGTCGGGTAGAAGTCAAAAGCGATCTCGGCCAGGGATCAACCTTTACCCTTGTCTTACCGCTCGCTCATCCCGCTGCTTAGCAGGCTGTTGAAAAAGTCGGTCAGCGGCCTCCCTGCCTTACCGAAGCGGCTTCGCGAAGCGGGCGCGCCGGGGCCGGGTGGGTGAGAACAGTGCCCTTTTGAACCGTGCAATCGTCGATACCCTGTTAGCGAAGTTTAATCCCCGATTAATCTCCCTCTCATCACCGATAGTTACCTTCCTGTCGATAGGGTTGATGACCAGACATAGACGCATTCCAAGGGTTTGGATCAGCCGGCTTCAAAAATTAACGGAGGACATATGTCATCACACCTGCTTGGCAAGGTCGGTTCCACGATCGGAATCTGTCTCGTGAGTGGGGTTCTGGTTTGGGGTGGGTACTCGTTCAGTGCGTCCCAGGCATCCAGTGCCCCGACTGCAACTCCCGTCGCCGCGGTCGTCACAACTCCCGCGAACGGTTTCACGGATGTCGCAAGACAAGTCACTCCCGCGGTCGTCAACATCACGACCGTCATGACGGAGAAGGTGTCGGACGGGTCCTCCGTTCCCGACGAGCTACGAGACCGAATGGAAGAATTTTTCGGAAGACCTTTTGGGCCTCAAAGGCGTGGACCGGCTGACCCTTTTGAACACCGAGGGCCTCGGAGAGGGCAAGGGTCGGGCGTCATCATTTCTTCGGATGGATATATCTTGACCAACAATCATGTGATCGCCAAGGAGCATGAAGTACGCGTCACTCTTCCCGACAAGCGGGAATTCAAGGGCAAGATTATCGGAGCTGACCCAAAGAGCGATCTTGCCGTGATCAAGATCAATGTCGGCGGTCTTCCTGCCATACCATGGGGCGATGCTTCGCAACTGCAGGTCGGTGAGTATGTCTTGGCGGTCGGCAATCCCTTCGGGTTGAATTCCACCGTGACGCTCGGGATCGTGAGCGCCGTGGGCCGCGGCCATATGGGAATCACGCAGTACGAAGACTTTATTCAGACGGATGCCGCCATCAACCCGGGGAATTCAGGTGGCGCGCTGGTAAACACCAAAGGAGAGCTCGTCGGCATCAATACAGCCATCTTTTCGCAGACGGGCGGGTATCAAGGAGTCGGCTTTGCGGTCTCAACGACGATGGCCAAGCCGATCTATGAGAGCCTGGTCAAGACCGGCACGGTGGTTCGAGGGTATCTGGGGATCGGTCTTCAAGACTTGAACCAGGATCTGTCCACGTCCTTCAACATCAAGGATTCGAAAGGCGCCCTCGTCAGCGATGTCAAGGAAGACAGCCCGGCGGATCTCGCCGGACTCAAACAGGGCGACGTGATCATCGAGTATCAAGGCATCAGGGTTGAAGACGGCGTCGCTCTCCAGCGGCTCGTCACCAGGACACCGATCGGCAGCACGGTGCCGCTGAAAGTGGTTCGCGATGGACGGGAGCATGAGCTGACCGTGCGCGTCGGCGAGCAACCGGACCAACCTCGAATCGCAAAGGCGGAAGGCGACCACAACGAGCATGCCTTGGCCGGTCTGTCGGTCGAGGATCTGGATCAGGACACCGCGAGAGCGTTGGGTTTCAGGAGTAAGGCCCAGGGAGTCGTGGTGACCAAGGTTGAGTCTGATAGTGGGGCCGAGAAGGCTGGGTTAATGCCAGGCGACGTCATTCGAGAGGTCAACCGGCAGCCGGTCAAGTCCGTGAAGGACTTTGAGAAAGTATCCGCGCACATGAAGAAGGGGGGGCACGTCTTGATCCTCGTCAATCGGCAAGGGAATGCCCTGTTTCTATCCGCAAAAGTGTAAGGGGGGTCAAATCACGTCAAAGGACCCGTCAAAGGAGAAGGGGAGCAGGCTCATGCCTGCTCCCCCTTCGTCTGTCGGCCACGATGTGGTGCTCAAGGCTTAATCGAACACGACCGTCTTTTTTGCATAGACCAACACTCGCCGCTCGATGTGCCGTCGCACAGCGCGTGCCAGGACGATTTCTTCAAGGTCGCGCCCTTTCCGCACGAGATCGTCCACTGTATCCCTGTGCCCGACACGAATCACGTCTTGCTCGATGATCGGCCCCTCATCCAAATCTTGGGTCGCGTAATGTGCCGTCGCTCCGATGATCTTGACGCCGCGGTCGTACGCTTGCCGGTAGGGGTTGGCTCCGATAAAGGCTGGAAGAAAGGAATGATGAATGTTGATGACCGGGCAGCCGATCTGGGCGAGAAAGTCCGCGCTGAGAATCTGCATGTAGCGAGCCATCACCACAAGCTCCACCCGCTGCTCTTTCAGCAGCGCCACGATCTGCTGTTCCTGCTGCGGCTTGGTCTCTTTGGTCACGGGATAGACGGCGAACGGAATCTTGAAGAGCTCCGCCCAGCTCGCGCAGGTGTCGTGATTCGAGACGATGACGGGAATATCGATGCGCAGTTCGTCTCGGCGGTGCCGTTGCAGGAGGTCGGCCAGACAGTGATCTTGTTTGGAAACCAGCAGGCCGACCGGGGTTCGTCGACTGGACGGATACACTTCGCAGTGCATCTCATACACTTTCGCGATCGGCGCAAAGGCAGCCGGAATGTCGTCCGAGGGGATCTGGAATCCCTCCGTGGCGAACTCCATCCGCATGAGAAAATCGTTCGTATCCTTGTCCGTGTGATGGTCGGAATCGAGAATGTTGCCGCCGAAATCGTGAATGAACCCCGACACACGCGCCACGATGCCTTTGCGGTCTTTGCAATGGATCAACAGAATGATCGAATCTTTTCCCTGTGCCGACATCGGTGCTCTCCCCGCTGTTGCTGGCTGCTCAGAGTGTAGCAGGAGCGGCAAGAAACCACACTCCCTTAGACAGGAGTCGTGATGATGTGTCCGACGAGGTCGAAGGCCGAAGCATCGGTAATCTCGACCTTGCAGAAATCACCGGGCGTGGGAGAGGAGACGTTGTGATGCGCTGGGTGTTGTGGAGCGGTGTCGGACCGGCCTTCGTCGATGTAGACCACACCGTCGATTTCAGGAGCGAGCCCTTCGTGGCGGGCTTCCAGAACGTGTTCCGTTTCCTCGGATCGTCCATCGATCAGCACGTCGATGGTAGTGCCCACTTTGGCCCGGCCTTTGGCTGCGGAAATAGATTCCTGAACGGAGAGGATGGCGTTGCGGCGCTCCTCCATGACGTCCCGCTCGACTTTTTCATCTAGGCCGACCGCCCCCGTGCCTTCCTCATCCGAATAAAGAAACACCGCAACGCGGTCGAATTCAGCCTGTGTCACGTACTCATGCAGCTCGGTGAAGGCGGCATCGGATTCTCCAGGGAAACCGACAATAAAGGCTGTCCGAAAACTCACAGTGGGGATGCGGGTACGAATACGATCGACGAGAGACTCAATGGCGGCGCGATCGCCCAGCCGATGCATGCGTTTGAGCATACGGTCATTGATGTGCTGGAGCGGCATGTCGATATACTTCGTGATCTTTTCCTCGCCCGCATAGAGATCCAGCAGGTCGTCCGTGACTTGCTGAGGGTAGAGGTAGAACGGCCGGATCCACCGGAGGCCTTCAACTTTGACCAATTCGCGAAGCAGACGGACCAGGCCCTTGCGTAGACCAAGGTCCACACCATAGTTGATCGTGTCTTGCGAGATGAGGTTGATCTCCTTGACCCCTTCAGCGGCGAGCCGGCGCGCTTCGGCAACAATGGATTCCACCGGCCTGCTGCGTTGCTTCCCGCGCATCAGTGGAATGGCGCAAAACGTACAGTTGCGGTTGCATCCTTCGGCGATTTTCACATAGGCGCTATGTTGCTTGCCGAGTCTTAGGCGAGGCGCGAGTTCATCGTAGAGATAGGGAGGTTGACTGATCCAGAGACGTCGATGTCGTTTTTTAGGAGCCAACAAGTCTCGGCAAATCTCCGCGATCTTGCCGAACTCCCCGGTGCCGACCACTGCGTCCAATTCCGGTAACTCTTTCAGCAAGTCTCCTTGATACCGCTGTGCGAGACAGCCGGCCGCAATCAAGACACGGCAGGTTCCGGCTTTTTTCAGTTGCCCATGTTCAAGGATGGTGTTGATCGATTCTTCTTTGGCCTCTTCGATGAAGCCGCAGGTATTGACGATGACCACTTCGGCTTGCTTCGGGTCGCTGGTCAGTTGAAACCCCTCGGTCACAAGAGTCCCGAGCATGATTTCTGAATCGACCTGATTCTTGGAACAGCCAAGATTGACGAAACCAATGGTGGTTGTGGACCCCCTTGGCTTGGATTTGGCTGATCCGGCGCGTTGAGGGAGGAGGAGGGGCTGAGACATGGAGGCAGTCTACGGGACGGTTAAAAAGCCTGTCAATGAGACCCTTGTAAACCCTTGCGAGAGGAGGCCCACTTCTCCTAGAGTGCTCCTCATGATTCGCACGTTTCAAGGCATCAAGCCCACCATCCCCAAATCATGCTTTATCGAAGACACCGCTGTCGTGATCGGCGATGTCATAATGGGTGAACATTGCAGCGTCTGGTTCAATGCCGTGATCCGGGGCGATGTGAACTATATCCGGATCGGAGATCGGACAAATGTCCAGGACCTCTGCATGTTGCATGTGACTCATGATACCCACCCGCTCATAATCGGCAATGAGGTCACGATCGGCCACAATGTCGTGCTGCATGGTTGTACGATTCAAAGTCGCGTGTTGGTGGGTATGGGCGCTATCATCATGGATGGTGCGGTGATCGGAGAAGATTCCGTGGTGGGAGCCGGGGCCTTGGTCGTTGAAGGCACGATCGTTCCCCCCAAGAGTCTGATCCTCGGAGCACCAGCCAAGGTTAAGCGACCGGTCACGGAGAAGGAGTTGGCCTGGATTAAAGAATCGGCGGAGAATTATGTGAAGTACGCGAGGCAGTACATGGGCGATTCAGCCAAGAAAACCGGGTTTGAACTCTGAATGAACGCCTTTACTCCGACACGGCTCACCCCTTACCAATCTTGATGAGACAGATCGGATCGCCGACAAGCGCCGTCGGGTACTGTTTCCGCTCCACGCGATATTGAATCTTGTGCCGGTGGCACCAGTCTGCAATCCAGATGACTTCCTCGGTCGAAGTGGTCACCAGGCCTGGCAGCCGTAACTTTGGCATGCAACGGTTCACGATAGATTGAACAATTCGGCGCTGCTTTCGAAATCGCACCGGATCGAACGTGACCGGATCGGCTCGCCCATAGGACAATGGTGAGAGGTGCGGAAACCGTTCCGGATCATTCAAGACACTCACCATCCAGAGATGATCAAAGCGGCCGGCTGCTGAAGAAGCGTCCTGCGCCCTAAACCTTACGGGCAAGGACCGGCAGGCACGATTGAGTATCGCTACTTCCGACCGCCGGAGATTGTACGGCTCGACCTGACGCCCAAGATCAAGTGCTTCCGCTACCAAGGCCGGTAGTTCCGTCACGCCGGCTCCGACGTATAGACTACGCCCGCCACGCGGCAACTTCTTTATGAGAACTTCGGCTATCTTGGTACCTAATCTTCGGCAGGGCTCTCGCTTCGCCTGCCAAAACTCATCCCCACCTTCGTGGCAGTAGACGGACTCCAGCCGCTTGTAATCGAGGCGATCAAACACCTGGGTGATTACACGCCGAGTTGAGTTATGGATGGGTTTCAAAAAATATCTTTGGCTGCGAGGTTGTTTTCGCTGTTGAGGAGGTCGTGATCTGCCTTGCGCAACCATGCCGAGAAGTTGGACTCAGCGCTGCTCATACAGCACCTTGCCCTCCTTCTCGATAACGGATAGGAGTGTGCCGTTGATATTTCGCAACCGGCGGACCTCTTCGGGCGTGTACACGACAATATCCAACGGCCATGAACGGAGTCCAAACACTTCGCTGATTGCGATCGCGCGATCTGGCGGGCGGTGAAGCGTGTCCATTTCGATGAACAAATCCAGATCGCTGTCCGGGCCGGCTTCGCCGCGAGCATGGCTGCCGAATATCATGATGCGCTTTGGGTGAAACCGTTCGACAATGGTCTTTGTCACGTGCTCCAGGAGAGCCGCTTGTGTCATGGAATGTTCCTTTCGGCTCTCAGCTTACATGAGCGTCTCCACGACGGCAATTCATTGGCGTGCATCGGAATCATAGATCTCCCTAGAACGCGCGGTGAAGCACCGACTGGAAAGGTCATCCAGCCGGCGGCGGCAGGCGGCTACTTCTTGTTCTGAATCGCCACGGAAAATGAGGCTCCTACATTTATTCTCCACCCCGTCTTCTGATGGAACGGATGGCTTCAACAGCAGTCTGACCGTAGTCCGGTGTTTCGGTCAATGTCTCCAGCACTTTTATACTCGATAGGATACCAAGCTCACCGAGAAG
This genomic interval carries:
- a CDS encoding DegQ family serine endoprotease, encoding MSSHLLGKVGSTIGICLVSGVLVWGGYSFSASQASSAPTATPVAAVVTTPANGFTDVARQVTPAVVNITTVMTEKVSDGSSVPDELRDRMEEFFGRPFGPQRRGPADPFEHRGPRRGQGSGVIISSDGYILTNNHVIAKEHEVRVTLPDKREFKGKIIGADPKSDLAVIKINVGGLPAIPWGDASQLQVGEYVLAVGNPFGLNSTVTLGIVSAVGRGHMGITQYEDFIQTDAAINPGNSGGALVNTKGELVGINTAIFSQTGGYQGVGFAVSTTMAKPIYESLVKTGTVVRGYLGIGLQDLNQDLSTSFNIKDSKGALVSDVKEDSPADLAGLKQGDVIIEYQGIRVEDGVALQRLVTRTPIGSTVPLKVVRDGREHELTVRVGEQPDQPRIAKAEGDHNEHALAGLSVEDLDQDTARALGFRSKAQGVVVTKVESDSGAEKAGLMPGDVIREVNRQPVKSVKDFEKVSAHMKKGGHVLILVNRQGNALFLSAKV
- the purU gene encoding formyltetrahydrofolate deformylase — encoded protein: MSAQGKDSIILLIHCKDRKGIVARVSGFIHDFGGNILDSDHHTDKDTNDFLMRMEFATEGFQIPSDDIPAAFAPIAKVYEMHCEVYPSSRRTPVGLLVSKQDHCLADLLQRHRRDELRIDIPVIVSNHDTCASWAELFKIPFAVYPVTKETKPQQEQQIVALLKEQRVELVVMARYMQILSADFLAQIGCPVINIHHSFLPAFIGANPYRQAYDRGVKIIGATAHYATQDLDEGPIIEQDVIRVGHRDTVDDLVRKGRDLEEIVLARAVRRHIERRVLVYAKKTVVFD
- the rimO gene encoding 30S ribosomal protein S12 methylthiotransferase RimO, coding for MSQPLLLPQRAGSAKSKPRGSTTTIGFVNLGCSKNQVDSEIMLGTLVTEGFQLTSDPKQAEVVIVNTCGFIEEAKEESINTILEHGQLKKAGTCRVLIAAGCLAQRYQGDLLKELPELDAVVGTGEFGKIAEICRDLLAPKKRHRRLWISQPPYLYDELAPRLRLGKQHSAYVKIAEGCNRNCTFCAIPLMRGKQRSRPVESIVAEARRLAAEGVKEINLISQDTINYGVDLGLRKGLVRLLRELVKVEGLRWIRPFYLYPQQVTDDLLDLYAGEEKITKYIDMPLQHINDRMLKRMHRLGDRAAIESLVDRIRTRIPTVSFRTAFIVGFPGESDAAFTELHEYVTQAEFDRVAVFLYSDEEGTGAVGLDEKVERDVMEERRNAILSVQESISAAKGRAKVGTTIDVLIDGRSEETEHVLEARHEGLAPEIDGVVYIDEGRSDTAPQHPAHHNVSSPTPGDFCKVEITDASAFDLVGHIITTPV
- a CDS encoding gamma carbonic anhydrase family protein translates to MIRTFQGIKPTIPKSCFIEDTAVVIGDVIMGEHCSVWFNAVIRGDVNYIRIGDRTNVQDLCMLHVTHDTHPLIIGNEVTIGHNVVLHGCTIQSRVLVGMGAIIMDGAVIGEDSVVGAGALVVEGTIVPPKSLILGAPAKVKRPVTEKELAWIKESAENYVKYARQYMGDSAKKTGFEL
- a CDS encoding nucleotidyltransferase domain-containing protein, which gives rise to MTQAALLEHVTKTIVERFHPKRIMIFGSHARGEAGPDSDLDLFIEMDTLHRPPDRAIAISEVFGLRSWPLDIVVYTPEEVRRLRNINGTLLSVIEKEGKVLYEQR